The following proteins come from a genomic window of Scomber japonicus isolate fScoJap1 chromosome 4, fScoJap1.pri, whole genome shotgun sequence:
- the LOC128357044 gene encoding zinc finger and BTB domain-containing protein 39: MRIRLQGPGHAASLLTELNRCRQSRQYCDVFLQVGNRTFAAHRAVLACAGTYFRNLFARAPTASTTAFSLEFISPANFEKVLTFVYTGEILTDLIDVGVLYELAERLGVSELVKACHATFPDLQASVSASSKASSPRDLLDSSMVAAAAAAAASTVAAVSAASVSAPSVCSSAASCSSLSSSAGPSAAPTPAAAPSPLFQARAARTGREAHSGALSLDLKAEDLQSHIGYGHMAADHILTSSHSTQSDGVLPPGPVLQLKTEQGLEEEEEEEVAGGSCEEGGRDGRMMVSESVGSSLPRSSDPAPSDSCSFPDSSAQLGAEACAPTSSSGEPVGSLQVGSVEGGVVDVHRDGRLMFGEVEEGENEEEREVLQGNGTMEGTEEEQWRQLAGEIIELSDDENFMEEADEEDDEDDLVYVENGEGGNSSNQMACNMLSCKACAAPLPADPAAIRRHGESHLTELGLCRVCGASFPDRAAGVTHSLTHVGVQLFTCEMCHLQFCSQNKLLRHHRQTASSYTLPQGALTNSGQGQSAELQCAVCTKTLSKDFQTVRDHLLSHVCPQSLCCGVCHLPQLSLCSLLWHALAHLSLPVFTCPHCARCFVERHMLDRHMTAHAEEAAAKERERSVLRAYRVGADGVMGGGGGLAGMEELHCFLCPQTFRSSSAFQYHLNLHTTESLGGGGGGPGQSWLGKRKADQSLDCPPSSCSSSSPRDVGGLAKMSNLGLGMGMGFGLTDKFFHGPTHSLTSGVLTNGSSGQDGGVGAAGVRGKWYRCRYCGKRFAHSGEFTYHLRIHTGEKPYQCKVCLRFFRGRSTMICHLKTHAGALMYRCTVCGLYFSTLKLVSSHMELHKDHLPPDFNIEQTFMYNDHSKEPLPTVDT; this comes from the exons aTGAGGATCCGGCTGCAGGGTCCTGGCCACGCTGCCAGCCTTCTCACTGAGCTCAACCGCTGCCGCCAATCCCGCCAGTACTGTGATGTGTTCCTCCAGGTCGGCAACCGCACATTTGCAGCTCACCGTGCCGTGCTGGCCTGCGCCGGGACGTACTTCCGCAACCTGTTTGCCCGGGCGCCGACCGCGTCCACCACAGCCTTCTCTTTGGAGTTTATATCCCCGGCTAACTTTGAGAAGGTGCTGACGTTCGTCTACACGGGGGAAATCCTGACCGATCTCATAGATGTCGGGGTTCTGTACGAGCTGGCTGAGAGGTTGGGGGTTAGTGAACTGGTGAAGGCCTGTCATGCCACCTTCCCTGATCTGCAGGCGTCTGTGTCGGCGAGCAGTAAAGCCAGCAGTCCCAGAGACCTCCTGGACTCGAGCATGGttgccgccgccgctgctgctgctgcttccacGGTGGCTGCTGTCAGTGCTGCTTCAGTATCGGCGCCGTCTGTGTGTTCCTCTGCcgcctcctgctcctctctgtcATCGTCAGCTGGTCCGTCTGCCGCCCCGACCCCTGCTGCCGCTCCCTCGCCTCTTTTCCAAGCCAGGGCAGCCAGGACGGGCCGTGAAGCTCACAGCGGGGCTCTGTCTCTTGATCTGAAGGCAGAAGACCTCCAGTCTCATATAGGCTATGGGCATATGGCAGCAGATCATATTTTAACCAGCAGCCACTCCACTCAGAGTGACGGCGTGCTGCCTCCGGGGCCAGTGCTGCAGCTGAAGACTGAGCAGGggctggaagaggaggaggaggaggaggttgcaGGAGGCAGCTGTGAGGAAGGTGGCAGAGATGGACGGATGATGGTTTCAGAGAGCGTAGGCAGCTCTTTGCCCCGGAGCAGCGACCCTGCGCCGTCTGACTCCTGCTCCTTCCCCGACTCTTCGGCTCAGCTCGGAGCGGAGGCCTGCGCCCCAACGTCATCCTCAGGAGAGCCGGTCGGCAGCCTGCAGGTTGGGTCGGTGGAGGGCGGCGTGGTGGACGTGCACAGAGACGGCAGGCTGATGTTcggagaggtggaggaaggagagaatgaggaggagagggaggtgcTGCAAGGAAACGGTACGATGGAGggcacagaggaggagcagtggaggcAGCTGGCGGGTGAGATCATCGAGCTGAGCGACGATGAGAACTTCATGGAGGAGGCAGAcgaagaggatgatgaagatgacctTGTGTATGTGGAGAACGGAGAGGGAGGGAACTCAAGCAACCAG atGGCGTGCAACATGCTGTCCTGTAAAGCCTGCGCGGCGCCTCTTCCTGCGGACCCGGCAGCCATCAGACGACACGGCGAGAGCCACCTAACGGAGCTGGGGCTGTGCAGAGTGTGCGGGGCCTCGTTCCCGGACCGAGCCGCCGGGGTCACCCACTCCCTCACCCACGTGGGCGTGCAGCTCTTCACCTGTGAGATGTGCCACCTGCAGTTCTGCAGCCAAAACAAACTGCTGCGTCACCACCGTCAGACAGCTTCTAGCTACACGCTGCCGCAGGGGGCGCTGACCAACAGCGGCCAGGGTCAGAGCGCCGAGCTGCAGTGTGCCGTGTGCACCAAAACCCTCAGCAAGGACTTCCAG ACCGTTAGAGACCACCTGTTGAGCCACGTGTGTCCTCAGAGCCTGTGCTGCGGCGTGTGTCACCTCCCCCAGCTCTCCCTGTGCTCTCTGCTGTGGCACGCCCTCGCCCACCTCTCCTTGCCCGTCTTCACCTGCCCGCACTGCGCCCGCTGCTTCGTAGAGCGCCACATGCTGGACAGACACATGACCGCACACGCTGAGGAGGCGGCGGCGAAGGAGAGGGAGCGCTCGGTGCTCAGGGCTTACAGAGTCGGGGCAGATGGAGtcatgggaggaggaggaggattggCGGGAATGGAGGAGCTGCATTGCTTTCTTTGCCCACAGACTTTCCGCTCCTCCTCTGCCTTTCAGTATCACCTCAACCTGCACACCACCGAGTCCctggggggtggaggaggaggcccGGGTCAGAGCTGGTTGGGTAAACGTAAAGCCGATCAGTCTCTGGATTGCCCTCcgtcttcctgctcctcctcctctcctcggGACGTTGGCGGCCTTGCGAAAATGAGCAACCTGGGTTTGGGTATGGGAATGGGCTTCGGCTTAACAGATAAGTTTTTTCATGGGCCGACACACAGCTTGACCTCCGGGGTCCTGACCAACGGGAGCTCTGGGCAGGACGGGGGAGTCGGAGCTGCGGGCGTTCGTGGGAAATGGTACAGATGTCGCTATTGCGGGAAGCGTTTCGCCCACTCGGGGGAGTTCACCTATCACCTCCGCATCCACACCGGGGAGAAACCCTACCAATGCAAAGTCTGCCTGCGCTTCTTCAGAGGCCGCTCCACCATGATCTGCCACCTGAAGACGCACGCCGGAGCTCTGATGTACCGCTGCACCGTTTGCGGCCTTTACTTCTCCACGCTGAAGCTGGTGTCGTCACATATGGAGCTCCACAAGGACCACCTGCCTCCGGACTTCAACATCGAGCAGACCTTCATGTACAATGATCACTCTAAAGAACCGCTGCCCACTGTGGACACCTGA